In a genomic window of Erigeron canadensis isolate Cc75 chromosome 5, C_canadensis_v1, whole genome shotgun sequence:
- the LOC122602193 gene encoding late embryogenesis abundant protein At1g64065, with the protein MADPESQNRPLAPPSVPKSNDELYAAGITPFKKRKHEESSKCLVYLLAAVVFAGVIFLIFGSVFLRVVNPKLRLTSVEIQNFQSGATNTSQSLNVTMLTRVTVINGNFGRYDFENCNAVVLYRGVTIGSGDVSGGKVGARTRESMSVTMRIGTENLNVTDSSIFNNNNSSNTEVVEISSYAKMTGRVRVMKIVDRRKTIEMNCTMELNLVRRSVRISLCAS; encoded by the coding sequence ATGGCAGATCCAGAGAGCCAGAACAGGCCGCTTGCACCACCATCCGTACCAAAAAGCAACGATGAGCTCTACGCCGCCGGAATCACACCGTTCAAAAAACGCAAGCATGAGGAAAGCAGCAAGTGTCTCGTCTACCTACTCGCCGCCGTGGTTTTCGCCGGCGTAATCTTCTTAATTTTCGGTTCCGTTTTCCTCCGCGTCGTCAATCCGAAACTCCGTCTAACTTCCGTCGAAATCCAAAACTTTCAATCCGGCGCCACTAATACATCACAGTCACTAAACGTAACGATGCTAACGAGAGTAACGGTGATTAACGGAAACTTCGGCCGGTACGATTTCGAAAACTGCAACGCCGTCGTTTTGTATAGAGGCGTTACGATCGGAAGCGGAGATGTTTCCGGCGGAAAAGTAGGTGCGAGAACGAGAGAATCGATGAGTGTTACGATGAGAATTGGAACTGAGAATTTGAATGTTACTGATAGtagtatttttaataataataattcgaGTAATACTGAAGTAGTCGAGATTAGCAGTTACGCGAAGATGACAGGTAGAGTCCGTGTTATGAAGATTGTGGATCGGAGGAAGACTATTGAGATGAATTGCACGATGGAATTGAATTTGGTTAGAAGGTCGGTTAGGATTTCGTTATGTGCGTCATGA
- the LOC122601789 gene encoding glycosyl hydrolase 5 family protein-like: MSLPFSQSTYIFILFTFVFHSHSFPLSTSSRWIVDQDGGGRVKLACVNWPGHLHVMIPEGLNKKPLKDIVYDISNVMGFNCVRLTWATYMYTRDSNVTVLESLNRWNLTVAKEGVEKNNPELLEMSIVEVQNVVVNELGKWNVMVVLDNHVSLPQWCCGFDDGNGFFGDKFFDPDEWVRGLVAVARQYNGNPSVVAMSMRNELRGPRQNTVDWYAFMQLGGTVIHRENPDILVIISGLSFDNNLGFLKDQPLTINLDNKLVFESHWYPFGQPDDNWIFQTNEYCANATKWFMDNSGFLFQTDQNPVPLFLSEFGLDQRGVNEAQNRYFHCLLMTVAENDIDWALWQLPGSYMLREGQVDLEDVFGMYDIMWENLRNSTVLKRLQFVQMDIQGIYYFPSNPTRYILYHPVSGQCVNASESLSLINCQQARHWDHDHDGGSINPTNTTHCLTVVKQGLPPIISDETNCSSQESSWNVVSSSKYHLASKDTEGNNLCLEVDPSTSNLVTNKCLCLDDDLRDISSCEENPQRQWLKLISTNKLDQI, translated from the exons ATGTCTTTACCATTCTCTCAATCCACCtatattttcattctttttacctTTGTGTTCCATTCTCACTCATTTCCACTCTCCACGTCGTCACGGTGGATCGTTGACCAAGACGGCGGGGGTCGCGTAAAGTTGGCATGTGTAAACTGGCCGGGCCATTTGCACGTTATGATCCCAGAAGGTCTAAACAAGAAGCCATTGAAGGACATTGTATATGACATTTCCAATGTCATGGGGTTCAATTGTGTCCGACTTACTTGGGCTACTTATATGTACACTCGTGACTCAAATGTCACGGTTTTAGAGTCGCTAAATAGGTGGAACTTGACAGTCGCTAAAGAAGGTGTCGAAAAGAATAACCCCGAGTTGTTGGAAATGAGCATTGTGGAAGTGCAAAATGTAGTTGTTAATGAACTTGGAAAATGGAATGTGATGGTTGTGCTTGATAATCATGTTAGTTTGCCTCAGTGGTGTTGCGGTTTTGACGACGGCAATGGGTTTTTTGGTGACAAGTTTTTCGATCCCGACGAATGGGTTCGGGGTTTAGTCGCTGTTGCTCGTCAATATAACGGCAATCCTTCG GTAGTAGCCATGAGCATGAGAAATGAACTAAGAGGGCCGCGACAGAACACGGTGGATTGGTATGCGTTCATGCAACTAGGGGGAACAGTTATTCATCGCGAAAATCCTGATATTCTCGTTATAATATCTGGTTTGTCATTTGATAACAACCTTGGATTCTTGAAAGATCAACCACTAACGATTAATTTGGATAACAAGTTAGTGTTCGAGTCACATTGGTACCCGTTTGGCCAACCAGACGACAATTGGATTTTCCAAACGAATGAATATTGTGCCAATGCGACCAAATGGTTCATGGACAATTCAGGATTTTTGTTTCAAACAGACCAAAACCCGGTTCCTCTTTTTCTGAGTGAATTCGGGTTAGATCAGAGAGGGGTAAATGAGGCCCAAAATCGTTATTTTCATTGTTTGTTGATGACGGTTGCTGAGAACGACATTGATTGGGCGTTATGGCAGTTGCCCGGAAGTTATATGCTTAGAGAAGGGCAAGTAGATTTAGAAGATGTGTTTGGAATGTATGATATCATGTGGGAAAACCTTAGGAATTCCACTGTGCTAAAAAGGCTACAATTTGTTCAAATGGATATTCAAGGTATATATTATTTCC CAAGCAACCCAACACGGTACATCTTATACCATCCAGTAAGCGGTCAATGTGTCAATGCAAGCGAAAGTCTTTCCTTGATAAATTGTCAACAAGCCCGCCATTGGGATCACGACCACGATGGTGGCTCAATCAACCCAACAAACACGACACACTGCTTAACGGTTGTGAAACAAGGTTTGCCGCCTATCATCTCAGACGAGACTAATTGCTCGAGTCAGGAAAGCTCATGGAATGTTGTTTCGAGCTCAAAATATCATTTAGCTTCAAAAGATACTGAAGGAAACAATTTGTGTTTAGAAGTGGACCCTTCTACTTCAAATCTTGTTACTAACAAGTGTTTATGTTTAGATGATGATTTGAGAGATATTTCAAGTTGTGAAGAGAACCCACAAAGGCAGTGGTTGAAGCTGATTTCAACCAATAAATTAGACCAAATTTAA